ATCCCCAGGGTTCAAGGTGCCCGCCGCCTGCTTCAAGCGCAGGTTGTCGAGGATGTAGTCGTAGCGGCTGTTGTTGTAGTTGCGCACCGACGAGTAGAGCTGGCGCTGTGAGTCCAGCACGTCGACGATGTTGCGCGTACCCACCTGGTAACCGATTTCCGTGGCTTCCACCGCGCTCTGGTTGGAGATGATCGACTGGCGGCGCGCCTGCACCTGTTCCACATCGGTGTTCACCGCGCGGTGCAGGTTGCGCGTGTTTTCCACCACCTGGCGGCGCAGGCCTTCGCGTTGCTGCTCGGTCTGCCCCAGGCGCGAGTAGGACTCACGCACTTGCGAGCTGGTCAGGCCGCCGCTGTACAGCGGGATACTCAGGCGCAGGCCGATGGTGCGTTGCTCGACATCGCCGCGATACGGCGTGCCGAAGGCATTCGGGTTGCTGAAACCGAGGGCGTCGTTATCGCCTTTTTCGTATTGCGCCACCGCATCCAGGGTCGGCGCGTGGCCGGCCTTGCGCTGTTTGAGGGTTTCTTCGGCGGCGGTGACGGCGTAGTTGCTGGCCAGCAGGTTGAGGTTCTGGCGGCCGGCGGTTTCGACCCAGGCCTTGGCGTCGTTCGGCAGCGGCGGCAACACCGGCAACGTATGCACGACGCCCTGGATCGAGTTGTACTGGCGGTTGGTCAGGGTGATCAGCGCTTCAAAGGCGTCTTCCACCTGGCGTTGGGCGAGGATGCGGTTGGCGCGAGCGGTGTCGTAGCTGGCCTGGGATTGCAGCACGTCGGTCTTGTCCGACAGGCCCACGTCGAAGCGCTCGTTGGATTGGTCCAGTTGGCGCTTGAACGCGTTTTCTTCGGCCTTGGTGGAGGCCAGGTTGTCCTGGGCGCGCAGCACGGCGAAGTAACTTTCGGCGCTTTGCAGGATCAGGTTCTGTTCGGTGGCCGACAGTTGCAGCGCGGCCTGTTCGTTGACGGCTTCGGCAGCTTGCAGCTGGAACCAGCGGTCGGCGCGAAACAGCGGCTGGCTCAGGGTCGCGCGCCAGGAATGGGCGTCACGGTTGGCGGTGGCGGCGGGCGTGTCGATCTGGGTGCGCACGTTGTTGATATCGGCACCGGCCGACAGGTTCGGCAGCAGCCCGGCGCGGGCCTGGGGCACTACTTCTTTTTGCGCGCCGTACTGGGCGCGGGCGGCGGCCAGGTCGGCGTTGTTATCCACAGCCTCCTGATAGACGCTGACCAGATCGGTTCTGGCAGACAAGGGCGCTTCAGCTGCCCAGACCATTGCGTTGGTCGCACAAGACACGGCAACAGCCAGTGAGAGTTTGCGCAGCATGAGGCGATCCCTAGTGTGAATATTACGGCTATAATTTAGCGCTCAAGGCTACGGCTGGCCAACCCTGGCGTCAAGCCTTGAGGCAGCACCCGAGTGTAGTGGCGCGACCTCGGCACAACAATCCTGTAATTGCGCCATTCATCACGCTGAATGCTCCACTGTTGGCAATTTGCCCACGGCATGGTCTAGACTGGCCGCGTTCTTGTCGGGGTGCCTTGTTGGAAGGCTGAGATCGGTAAATACCGGATCCCGTTGAACCTGATCAGGTTAGCGCCTGCGTAGGGAACAAGATTTCTCGTCACCCGGCGAGTCCTCTTGTGCTTCGTCCGGGATGCTGTTCGACAATCGAACAGTCCTCGTGCGCCAAGCACAGCACTGGTTTCAGTGCGTCCATCCGTCACAGGTTCGCTCCGACAAAAATCCACCGCCTGGATAAGTTGGAGAGCCCGTGATGACGACAAAACTAAAAAATACCGTGCACCTGAGTGAATCGGCCAAGGTCGACTCCGGTTCCGTGCAGCCGTTTACCCGCTCGCAAAAAGTCTACGTGCAAGGCTCGCGCCCGGACATCCGTGTGCCGATGCGTGAGATCAGCCTGGACGTGACCCCCACCGACTTCGGCGGTGAAATCAACGCGCCGGTGGTGGTCTACGACACCTCCGGCCCGTACACCGACCCCAATGTGATCATTGACGTACGCAAAGGCCTGGGCGATGTACGCTCGCCGTGGATCGAAGTGCGCGGCGACACCGAGCGCCTGTCCGGCCTGAGCTCGCACTTCGGCCAGCAACGCCTCAGCGACGCCGAGCTGACTGCGCTGCGCTTTGCCCACGTGAAGAACCCGCGCCGCGCCAAGGCCGGTGCCAACGTCACCCAGATGCACTACGCGCGCAAAGGCATCATCACCGCCGAGATGGAATACGTCGCCATCCGCGAAAACATGAAGCTCGAAGAAGCCCGCGCCAGTGGTCTGCTGGACCAGCAACACGCTGGCCACAGCTTCGGCGCCAGCGTGCCGAAGATCATCACCCCCGAGTTTGTGCGCGAAGAAATCGCCCGTGGCCGCGCAATCATCCCGGCCAACATCAACCACACCGAGTTGGAGCCGATGATCATCGGCCGTAACTTCCTGGTGAAGATCAACGGCAACATCGGCAACAGCGCCCTGGGTTCGTCCATTGAAGAAGAAGTGGCGAAACTCACCTGGGGCATCCGCTGGGGCTCGGACACCGTGATGGACTTGTCCACCGGCAAGCACATCCACGAAACCCGCGAGTGGATCATCCGCAACTCGCCCGTGCCGATTGGCACCGTGCCGATCTACCAGGCCCTGGAAAAAGTCGGCGGCGCTGCCGAAGACCTGACCTGGGAGCTGTTTCGCGACACCCTGGTCGAACAGGCCGAGCAGGGCGTCGACTACTTCACCATCCACGCCGGCGTGTTGCTGCGCTACGTGCCGCTGACCGCCAAGCGCGTCACCGGCATCGTGTCCCGTGGCGGTTCGATCATGGCCAAGTGGTGCCTGGCGCACCACAAAGAGAACTTCACCTACACGCATTTCGACGAAATCTGCGAAATCATGAAGGCCTATGACGTCAGCTTCTCCCTCGGCGACGGCCTGCGCCCCGGTTCGATTGCCGACGCCAACGATGCCGCGCAGTTCGGTGAACTGGAAACCCTCGGCGAGCTGACCAAGACCGCTTGGAAGCACGACGTGCAAACCATGATCGAAGGCCCCGGCCACGTGCCGATGCAGTTGATCAAGGAGAACATGGACAAGCAGCTTGAGTGCTGCGACGAGGCGCCGTTCTACACCCTCGGCCCGCTGACTACCGACATCGCACCGGGTTACGACCACATCACCTCCGGTATCGGTGCGGCGATGATCGGCTGGTTTGGCTGCGCCATGCTGTGCTACGTCACGCCCAAGGAGCACCTGGGC
The genomic region above belongs to Pseudomonas sp. S35 and contains:
- a CDS encoding TolC family outer membrane protein, whose protein sequence is MLRKLSLAVAVSCATNAMVWAAEAPLSARTDLVSVYQEAVDNNADLAAARAQYGAQKEVVPQARAGLLPNLSAGADINNVRTQIDTPAATANRDAHSWRATLSQPLFRADRWFQLQAAEAVNEQAALQLSATEQNLILQSAESYFAVLRAQDNLASTKAEENAFKRQLDQSNERFDVGLSDKTDVLQSQASYDTARANRILAQRQVEDAFEALITLTNRQYNSIQGVVHTLPVLPPLPNDAKAWVETAGRQNLNLLASNYAVTAAEETLKQRKAGHAPTLDAVAQYEKGDNDALGFSNPNAFGTPYRGDVEQRTIGLRLSIPLYSGGLTSSQVRESYSRLGQTEQQREGLRRQVVENTRNLHRAVNTDVEQVQARRQSIISNQSAVEATEIGYQVGTRNIVDVLDSQRQLYSSVRNYNNSRYDYILDNLRLKQAAGTLNPGDLQDLARYLKADYNPDRDFLPPDLAKAAAEQLKARPGY
- the thiC gene encoding phosphomethylpyrimidine synthase ThiC, which gives rise to MTTKLKNTVHLSESAKVDSGSVQPFTRSQKVYVQGSRPDIRVPMREISLDVTPTDFGGEINAPVVVYDTSGPYTDPNVIIDVRKGLGDVRSPWIEVRGDTERLSGLSSHFGQQRLSDAELTALRFAHVKNPRRAKAGANVTQMHYARKGIITAEMEYVAIRENMKLEEARASGLLDQQHAGHSFGASVPKIITPEFVREEIARGRAIIPANINHTELEPMIIGRNFLVKINGNIGNSALGSSIEEEVAKLTWGIRWGSDTVMDLSTGKHIHETREWIIRNSPVPIGTVPIYQALEKVGGAAEDLTWELFRDTLVEQAEQGVDYFTIHAGVLLRYVPLTAKRVTGIVSRGGSIMAKWCLAHHKENFTYTHFDEICEIMKAYDVSFSLGDGLRPGSIADANDAAQFGELETLGELTKTAWKHDVQTMIEGPGHVPMQLIKENMDKQLECCDEAPFYTLGPLTTDIAPGYDHITSGIGAAMIGWFGCAMLCYVTPKEHLGLPNKDDVKTGIITYKIAAHAADLAKGHPGAQIRDNALSKARFEFRWEDQFNLGLDPDTARSYHDETLPKDSAKVAHFCSMCGPKFCSMKITQEVREYAANQRIEAVDVDVAKGLAEQAERFKQEGSQLYKKV